From a region of the Georgenia yuyongxinii genome:
- the ppk2 gene encoding polyphosphate kinase 2 has protein sequence MQGLSEASRFRTTKIPNKIYNAELYRLQGELGKLQVWVKETGARVVVVFEGRDAAGKGGTIKRITEYLSPRVARIAALPAPTEREKGQWYFQRYVQHLPAAGEMVLFDRSWYNRAGVEKVMGYCTPEEHKRFLRQCPIFEQMLIEDGVLLRKYWFSVSDDVQLERFRKRLHDPLRQWKLSPIDLQSITRWEDFSRAKDEMMVHTDTQIAPWHHVASDSKKQARLNMIHHLLDSLPYREIEDRDKVELPERPAGTGYQRPPIEVSKYVPDWASSLVEDPSHTG, from the coding sequence AAGGGCTGTCCGAGGCCTCCCGGTTCCGCACCACGAAGATCCCGAACAAGATCTACAACGCCGAGCTGTACCGGCTGCAGGGCGAGCTCGGAAAGCTGCAGGTGTGGGTCAAGGAGACCGGCGCACGCGTGGTCGTGGTGTTCGAGGGCCGCGACGCGGCCGGCAAGGGCGGGACGATCAAGCGGATCACCGAGTACCTCTCCCCACGAGTGGCCCGCATCGCCGCCCTTCCGGCGCCGACCGAGCGTGAGAAAGGACAGTGGTACTTCCAGCGCTACGTCCAGCACCTCCCCGCCGCCGGGGAGATGGTGCTGTTCGACCGCTCCTGGTACAACCGCGCGGGCGTCGAGAAGGTGATGGGGTACTGCACGCCGGAGGAGCACAAACGGTTCCTGCGGCAGTGCCCGATCTTCGAGCAGATGCTGATCGAGGACGGCGTCCTGCTGCGCAAGTACTGGTTCTCCGTCTCCGACGACGTCCAGCTGGAGCGGTTCCGCAAGCGGCTGCACGACCCGCTGCGCCAGTGGAAGCTCTCCCCGATCGACCTGCAGTCGATCACCCGGTGGGAGGACTTCTCCCGGGCCAAGGACGAGATGATGGTGCACACCGACACCCAGATCGCGCCCTGGCACCACGTGGCCTCGGACTCCAAGAAGCAGGCGCGGCTGAACATGATCCACCATCTGCTCGACTCCCTGCCCTACCGGGAGATCGAGGACCGCGACAAGGTCGAGCTGCCCGAGCGACCGGCGGGTACCGGCTACCAGCGCCCGCCGATCGAGGTCTCGAAGTACGTGCCCGACTGGGCGTCCTCGCTCGTGGAGGACCCGTCCCACACCGGCTGA